gtagtcccagctacttgggaagctgaggcaggagaatcacttgaacccgggaggcagaggttgcagtgagctgagactgcaccactgcactccagcctggcaacagagcgagactctgtctcaaaaaaaacaaaaaacaaaaaaacaaaaaacaaaaaaacaaaatttaattggTTCTTCAAGAAAAGGGCTAGAAATTGCTGGTCTGAAAAAGGAACCAGGAATTAGAAATATTTCTATTCATAAAGGCTTTGTTCTACCCAGGAAAATAAAACCATTATAATTACAAAAACTATTATAATTACAAGAAAGTTCTTATATTTACTAGTAGTGGAAATAAACATATAGATAACTAATCCATCATCCAGAGAGGTATTTTGCTGCACTGAGTATCATGCACGgaagaaaaggtaaaaaacaaaaagcaatcttACGCTAAAAGGTACAAaggtacaaattttttttttattgccaaaaaaaaaaaaaaccagacagacTACAAGTAACAGTAGTCATGCCTACATGATACAAAAATATCCACACAAATTTGCTGACTTTGTCTTAACTACCAGAAGCTTAAAAATCTTCTAGAACAAGAGAATAAAGTCTAATCATTTTACAACACATTATGTTTAAAGTCTTTAGGTATTACTTAACTCAATAATATGGTTATGATACTTAAGTATAATGGCCTAATTTATATTGTTGATAGAGTCCATgctttactattttctttctaaattggtGAACAAAAGTTCAACAGCAGCATAggcaatggaaattaaaaatttttaaacaagctCTGGATCAAAATggaatttaggccaggcatggtggctcacgcctgtaatcccagcactttgggaggccaaggcagacagatcacttgagatcaggagttcgaggtcaacctggccaacacggtgaaaccccgtctctacgaaaaatacaaaaatgagccagtcaTGGtagctcgtgcctataatcccagctactcgggaggctgaggcgggagaactgcttgaacccgggaggtagaggttgcagtgagctgagagcacgctactgcactcctgcctgggcgacacagcaagactccctctcaaaaaaaaaaaaaaccaaaaagactaAATTTATAAATCTCAAGCAAGGTAAATCTAGACAATTTCCCACATATCTACATCTAttagtttttattaatttgtccTCAATTTTCAAAATCAAGATCAAATACAGCAAACATATGTATCAAAGCCTACAAAAGCATTCTATAGATTGTAAACGTTGGTTACTGAtgttaaaaatcacagaaatacTTTTCATTTACGTAATGACAAATGCCTGACCTAAAACCCAGGCAGGGACAGAAACCAATCTGTATATGTAGTTCTTTGGTCACTAGGACAAATAGTTCAGTAATCCAGTATGGAATTCTACCCTATTTTAGTATCTACCTTATTTTAGTATAGCATTCAAAATGCCATATCCCCTCCTGGTTTAAGTGGCACTGATTTGTATACTGGGGGGAGAAAAACTTCGCAATTTTTATGTAAGCGTTTACATTGCATCTTTTCCCTTTGTTTAGAGTTCCAGCCCACAAGCCTCCCCTGGTAGACAACAATGTTTTCATAACTGCAAGCAATAAGGTAGTTCCTAGCCCCTCTGCTCTCTAGTCAAGGTGCTACGCACTGCCCAGGGAGAGGGAAATTCTCTCTGTAGCTGTGGCAACAGCTGTCACCAGGAAGCTAGGGCACCTCTGCACCCCCTCCTCAGATGGCACTGAAGAACATCTGTAAGTCAGGCACTTTTAACTTGGggccttttatttaaaaattttttgtgggtacgtagtaggtatatacatttatgggggtacatgagatgtgttgacacaggcatgcaatgtgaaataggcACAATATGGAGAATGCGGAATCCATCtgctcaagcatttatccttagtgttaaaaacaatccaattacactctttaagttattttgaaatgtaaaatcaaattattgttgactacagtcatcctgttgtgctatcaaataggttttattcattcttgctattttttttttgcacccattagccatccccaccttccccctagacccccacttcccttcccagcctctgtcaACCATCTCAGGGCCCTTTATCATGCCTTTTTCCAAAAACATGCAGCCAATACAGACTTTTCTCTATGGACTCTAAACAGAAATGCGTTCACTCCATTTTCAGAACAGTTGTACCTGACACCAGGTTGTGTATGGCTCACAATAGTGTCGGAGCTGTGAGATGCTTTCTTCAAGCTGGCTCCTTGCCTCCTCCACATACTTCGACTGACCCTCAGGAACTGAGTAGAGTGAAAGCTGCgcacattaaaacaaaacaaagatttaaaagatGTACTGTCTACAGGATACATTTATCAAATTTGTaagtatttaatataatatttctaGTAATTCATGAATTACAGTGACTCtgtggtcgggtgtggtggttcacgcttgtaatcctagcactttgagaagccagggcaggcggatcacttaaggtcaggagttcgagaccagcctggccaacatagcgaaacccagtctctactaaaaatacaaaacttagccaggtgtcatggtgggcgcctgtaatcccagctactcgggaggctgaggcaggagaatctcttgaacctgggaggtggaggtagcagtaagccaagattgtgccagtgcactcaagcctgagcaagagcgagactccatctcaaaaataataacaataataataatacttcatGAATTCCAGTGACTCTAAGGGTTACAAGCAACCTGAACTTTATCTCAAACTATCTCTGCACCTTATTTCCTTAATCAACGAGGCCAAGGCCAAAAGGGCAGGGCTATGAGGTGTCCTACCTTCTCCCCACCCATTGACTACAAACAAAGCAGGTCCTCTTTATCCATTTTATATACTGGTATTTGGTATTCCACCTTAGATTGAGCTTGGAAAAAGGATTTTATTACTCTAAAGGGTGGGTGAAGGGGTTAAAAAAGCTTGAGAGTAACCAAAGGGcatgtcattcagttcaaatgaCTGGTCTGATGTTAATCAAAGCAGGACAGCAGGTTTATTCCCCACCCAGAGAACTTCTTACAGCCACTGCTGGCTGCCTTCTTTACCCTCAAAAATGCCACTGTGTCAAAGCCTGAGAAGAGAGTAAAGGGCAAAAGATAAGCTAATTAGCTTTATGTAAACACCAATCTAGTAACCCTACCCAGGACTGAAGGTAGATCCTTACCTCACTTTATTCAAAGGCAACAGAAACCGAATATCCAAAATAATTAGTGGGAAGTACAGACCAAAAAGGAATGTAAACAGTAGGGAGaagatttcttgttttttttttttaaatttagtatttATTAAGTATATACTTATAAGCGGCTCCTCCAGACAAGAAACAGAAAGGATCCAGATCTCTAATTTCTTAGagaggaaaaaatgtgaatatcTTCTTGGCTCGATAAGAATCAAGATAAGCCAAGAATCAGGCAGACCACTTAGAAAAGTGAGTTGTGCTTATAACCTATTGGGACACAGTGGATTCCCCAGTAAACATTTATAAAGTATTCCTTAATTGTGCCCTTACCTAAGTATCATTAAAGTTTATCTGTTGAAAAAGCCATAGTTTAATATTTCCCACAAATTAAACAAActataaggaaatatattttctccgTTTAAATGTCTtctcgctgggcgtggtggctcacgcttgtaatcccagcaatttgggaggccgaggcgggtggatcacctgaggtcgggagttcgagactagcctggccaacatggtgaaacctcgtctctactaaaaatacaaaattagccaggcatggtggcacatgcctgtaatcccagctacttgggaggctgaggcaggagaatggcttgaaccaggaggaggaggttgcagtgagccgagatcgcaccattgcactccagcctgggcaacaagagtgaaactccatctcaaaataaataaataaataaatgtcttttaaacaGTCACATCTTCCTGATAtacaatttgtaaaaaattatcCTACAGTAACTAAATCAGACACTCAAAATACATCACAACATGAACAACATGTTACCTCATCAACCTTCACGGAATTTTTGGGAGGTGAGTCCTTTTTTGGTGCTGCATAGACTTTGAAGGTGAGCAAGCTCAGGCTGGCTGGCCCCACGGACCTCTGAATTACCTGAAACGCAGAAGCAATCTTAAACCTCTCTATGTTACAGACCGAATGTGCAGAACGTGAGCATATTTATAACCTCAGCCACTCCCCACCCTGAAAGGCTTactgtgctttattttatttttatttatttttaggttttcaagatggggtcttgctgttacCCACGCTGcggtgtagtggcgtgatctcagctcactgcaacctccaccacccaggttcaagcgattcttctacctcagcctcccaagtagctgggattacaggtgtctgccaccacacccggctaatttttgtatttttagtagagatggggttttgccatgttggccaggctggtctcgaactcccgacttcaggtaatccgcctgcttcggcctcccaaagtgctgggattacaggtgtgagccagtgcgcctgccctacaaaatatattttttaaaaaaatcagccaggcatggtggtgtgtgcctgtagtcccagctactcaggagactgaggtgggagaactcttgagtttgaggcttcagtgagccatgatcatgccactacactccagcctgggcaatacagtgagactctgtttcacacacacaaaataatcgctccactaaaaaaaaaaaaaaaaaaaaaaaagatgggctgagaggaggggagagttatgggtttattaatttaaattgtgAATATAAAAAatgtgctgggcgcggtggctcacgcctgtaatcccagcactttggaaggcagaggcgggtgggtcaccagatcaggcattcaagaccagcctggccaacatagtgaaatcccgtctctactaaaaatacaaaaaaaaaaaaaaaaaattagctgggcgtggtggtgggcacctgtaattccagctacacagaaggctgaggcaggagaatcgcctgcacctgggaggtggaggttgcagtgaaccaagattgtgccactgcactccagcctgggtgacagtgcaagactccatctcaaaaaaaaaaaaaaaaaaaaaaaaatcagaccccTTCTGCAAAGGTCGTGGCAGTTTTCTAGGAGGGACGTTGATCTCCTTAGGTTGTATCCTGGTGCTGCTGGTTCTGCCTAATAATTGTGATGGGCACAAACCACACGAACTAATGTCAGCACTAGCTGGCTAATCTGTATCGTGGAAGCAAAAGAAATCTGTAGCAAAACTGTCTTGAAATTAAGACCTCAAGATGCACACTTAATACTTCAAGAtgtatcaattatttttaaaccagTTAAAGTAACAaccactctttttttcttaatggctTTCAGCTCTTTATTTGTTTCTGAAATATGGGAATTTGCAGGCATACGTTTCAACAgacatttttgttatattttagctTGCATTACGTTTTGTATTACAGAATAGCCTCGTCTTTCACATTACAGGCACTGCAAATCTCAGTAATATGATTTCCAAGATGCTAAATCATGCCTAAATAGTTAGAGAGAAATCAATCACTCATTTATTTTCCACCTCTCCTCCATCCATTTCCTTTTGTCTCATTTGAGCAGGAAATAAACAATTATTGAGCATGCCTTGTGTGTTTGGCACAGCTATAGAAATAGGAATATGGAGTAAGACATATCCTCACCCTGAAAGGGCTTCCATTCTGGTAGGAAGAACTTGATAGATGTAAATAAAtggacaacatttttttttttttttttttaacacagggtctcacactgttgcctaggctggagtgcagcagcaggatttctgctcactgcaaccttcccatcccaggttcaagcactcctcctgtcttgtctcccaaatagctgggactacaggcatgcaccaccatgtccagctcatttttgtaatttttgtagagacagggttttgccatgttgcccaggctggtctcaaactcctggattcaaacgatccatccacctcggcttcccaaagtgctgggattataggcgtgagccactgcacttggcctgggacagattaaaaaataagggaggctgaggcacaagaatcgcttgaacccaggaggtggagattgcagtgagccaagatacggccactgcactccagcctgggcaacagagcgagaccctgtctcaaaaagtaaataaataaaagaaaagtgaTATGGGAGGGGCAGGCATGGAaatgctgggtagagaagggcgtggtccctggctagggctccacccctgggCCTGTGCCCACcaacctaggtgaggacaggcatttctggTTTTGTGCCCAAATGtcgcatttcccaagaccaccctggcccaccacacccccatattgtgcctataaaaaccccgagACCCTAGCGGGCAGGCACACAAGCGGCTGGACGTCAAGAGAAGCAGAGGCGAGGAACAACATACCAGCAGAAGAACACAGTGACAGACTCCGGCAGGCCACCAACAGCAGAATGGCAGGACAACGCGGAGTTTGGCTGAGGGCGGTCGGAGGAGAGCCCGGCTGCTAAGcggcctgactccaggggaaaaccaccttcccactccatacCCCTTCTGGCTCCGTTTCCATCTGCTGAGTGCTACTTCCACCATTcagtaaaaccttgcactcattctccaagcccacgtgtgatccgaTTTTTCTGGTATACTCAGGCAAGAACCctaggatacagaaagccctctgtccttgcgataaggcagagggtctaactGAGCTGATGAACACAAGTTGCCTACTGacagcaaaactaaaagagcacacgtaacacacgcccactggggcttcagaagCTGTAAACatccacccctagacactgccatggggttGGAGCCCACACTCCCCACGACCTGCCCATCTGCCTGCTTTCCCTAGGGGTTTTGAGCAATGGGGCACCTaagaagtgagccacacccccatcacaTGCCCTGTAAGAGGGACAAGGGAAATTCCCCGTTTCAAAAGCATGAATTCTCCCTGCTCTTAGGCAGTCCTACAGAAAGACAAGTATAGGACATTACAGACAGACGAATCAGCATGTGTGAAGCCACGAAGCTGGGAAACAGCATGGGAGAAGCGTAGGGAGTTCGAGTTTTGTGGGAGGGGACAGAGAGATGAGTCACAGAAGTTGGTTGTAGCCAGATCATAATGGGACTTGTGTGGCTCACATAAAAGTCCTAGGTAATAAATACCAAAAGATCTCAAATAAGGATGGAATACAGAATCGAGTTTGCCATTTAGAAAGACCATTATTTCTCAGTGTGGCGGTTTAAGTCATTAAAGGGCCAGCTGACCAGTTATGGTGCTGCTAAAACAATGCAGGAAAGAAATGAGGGCCCAAGGAAAGATTGcacaggagaggagaaagaggagaaagtagAATTGAGATAGTTTAATAGGCAGAATTAGCAGGACTTAGTGACCAATGGGAAAGGAGGAGTGACGATGaccttggtttcttttttattttcatttattttaatttttaaactgacAAGAATCGtatatatttattgcatacaacatgctgttttgaaatatgtatacattgtggaatggctaaattgagctaattaacatatgcactACCtcacaaattaatttttgtggaatctaaaaaggttGAACTAATGGAAGTAGAGAGCACAATGGTGGCTaccagggcaggggctggggggagttggggagatattggtcaaaagtacaaagtttcagttaggaggagtagttcaagagatctgttgtacaacatAGTGACTAGAGTTAATAACgatgtattgtattcttgaaaatcaggaaaagagcagattttaagtgACCTTGGGGTTTCCGATGGGTTTTTCTagttgggtggtgacacagcatTCCTGAGAGAGGAAGTAGAAAAAGAGGGCCAAGTCTGAGGGAAAAATGATGAGTTGGTTTCGGACATGttccagagacagacagacagctaGAGGTCTAGTCATCTATCTACGtatcttttattttacttgaaaaGCTAAAGTAGGCAAACTTAGAAACTGTTGTCTTTtgcaaattaagaaaaagttgACCTGAAATTTTAAGTCCATGAGAACATGTTTTTTGGGTCTGGACTTCCTCAGCACTTCAGGGgtgtatttatttctcataaagcacagtaaggccgggtgcggtggctcacgtctataatcccagcactttgggaggccgaggtgggcggatcacctgaggtcggcagttcgagaccagcctggccaacatgatgaaatccagtctctataaaaaacacaaaaattagccaggcgtggtggcagacgcctgtaatcccagctactcgggaggctgaggcaggagaattgcttgaaactgggaggcaggggttgcagtgagccgagatcgtgccactgcactccagcctgggcaaatatatatatatatttgcaatatttgtatatatatatatatatatatatatatatatatatatatatacacatacacacacacacacacacacacacatatatagtagagacaggttctcatcaTGTtactcaagctggtctcgaactcctgagttcaagcaatcctcccgccttggcctcccaaagtgctgagattacaggtgtgagccaacacgctCAGCCTATCTTTGATTTTAAATCTCAACtcatttcctttaacattttattgGATTCTTAATTATTAATTTCTACTTTACCTTCCCCTCTTATCttgcttgtttttctagttttaatattATTCTAGGCCTGTCTCCCTTTACTGCCTaaactgttttcttcttcttcctcttctcctattAGTTTTTCTCCCTAAGCCTACCCTGATACCCATCCCACAGCAAGAACTGTGGCCACAAGCGTGGTAGCACCAAAGAAAGCTGGCTCCTGCAGTGGCCTTTTCAGCTTCCAGCAGGCTCTCAAcagacaagcaaacaaaacaaagaaaaagcaaacctcACCCCAGGAGACCTGGGAGACCTACAAATGAACACTCCCCAGGACCATAATTCTTAGTTTGCAGAGAACACATGATTTACTCGAGGATTTCTCAaactcagcactactgacatttgggtTGGGTCCTTCTTTGTCGTGGGGCTGTCCTGTGTACTGCAGGAAGTTTGGCAGCATCCCTAGCCTCTacacactagatgccagtagcacctcctCCCAGTCCCGACAGTCAAAAACatctccagacactgccaaatgtctcctggggaGCAACTCTCCCACTGAGAACCTCTGATTTACTTGAGTAAGTATTACTTTCTGACATCTCTCACCATCCAGACTTGAAGAAAATCTGTATGTTTTAAAACCCATGGCCTCACacagagtgaaagaaaccagaacaATCACTACTAGGCAGGGGAGGTGGGAGTTGGAAGGAAGTGGACTTACTGAGAAGCGGCACAAGCGAACTTTCTGGGGTGAAATAATCTATATCTTGATTGGGGTATGGGTTATTCAaggtgtatacatttgtcaaagctCAAATTGTACAACTAAGACTGTACAACTTAAAAGTCTATGTATTTCACTCTATGTaaattagactttttaaaaaatccatcagCTCTAGCATACCTAATCCATGCCAAGCTCATTCCTAAGGAGCCAGCCACACACCTAACCATGGTAAGGAACTGGTATAGATCTGTGTGATGGAAACCCATGGGAGGAGCCTTGGTAAAAGGTCCCCAGGCAGACATGGCTGAAGCTGATGCACTCAACATCTTGGCTGATTCATCTTCCTTTCTGGCATCAAAAGGGGCTCCTCCTGGTGCGAGATGACCCCACCCTGCCTCAGCATGCTCACCACCTTTCCCTCTTAACAGTAAAAAGGAAGCTGGCCAGACCAGATGTCATCACAAATGGCCATCTTCGACACTGTGTGCCTGCCAAGTAGTTATCATAATTTGTTAGGGCTCATATTGAGTATTCGGGCCAACCTATTCAAAATCAGGATTTAAGACGGGAAAGGCTAAGATGGGTAGAATCACCCCAGGACGGTGTAAGGGCACAAAGAGGAGATGAACCTTCTTCAATCTTTTGTCTCCCCAAGGAAGAACAATCAGTTCTTTGAAGAAACACAATCAACTTTCAGGGTCTGggacataataaaaaaaaatctctagctTTATCAACTTTCCTCCTGTTCGTACTCTGGATGGGTTGCTTTGTGAGACATGAACACAAAGGTATTCTCTCTCCATGAGGAGTCCTGACCCATTATGGTATAATCAGACTGAATATACCTCCCAAGAAGTGAAATCTCCCCCAGACTTTTtctttccccccctttttttttttttttgcgatggagtctccctctgttgccaggctggagtgcagtggcatgatcttggctcactgcaacctccccctcccgggttcaagcgattctcttgcctcagcctcccaagtagctgggactacaggcatgcgccaccacatgcggctaatttttgtatttttagcagagacggggtttcaccatgttggccaggatggtcttgatctcttcaccttgtgatccgtccgcctcggcctcccaaagtgctgggattacaggcgtgagccattgtgctcgGCCTCCCCCAGACTTTTTCTGATGCAGGGCTGGAATCTCTAGACTGCATGTACCCATGCCCTGAGCACTCCCTGTCCCAAGTGATAGTCCTTGAGAAGCCTTGTTGCCAGGTACACTCCCTGGTCAGGGCAGATGAGTTGGCTCAGAAAATGAGTACATATGCACCTGCCAAGAACTGATTAGATATGGTCTACTTCGCATTATATGAGTTAGGCTTGCTCAATCAAAGTCAAGCAAGCTCTGTTAAGAGCTGAATCTCCAATTAGTGCTAAGTTACAGGCTAGATCAAAGGTGGCATTTCTTTAGATCAACCCCTCGGGAGTGTACCCTTCAGTTACTGAATGCCTTTCTTGGAATTCAGCTAGTTGGGGGTCTCAAAGTAAGGACTCTAATGTGTTGGCTTCTCTGAGGTTTTGAATACAGCTGTAAGACCCATAGTCAACAGAGAAAACGAAAATTTGGCTTAAAGGTAAACTGGTGGCCCTTAGCTTTGCAAACCTCAGAGGGAGTGTCATTGAGTTTTCTCACTCTTGTGGCtaactcttctttctttctggtcTGATCCTACTCCCCAGCAAAGTATCAAGGTACACTCTATCTTGGACCTTG
This genomic stretch from Pongo pygmaeus isolate AG05252 chromosome X, NHGRI_mPonPyg2-v2.0_pri, whole genome shotgun sequence harbors:
- the APOO gene encoding MICOS complex subunit MIC26 isoform X2 is translated as MVEVALSRWKRSQKGYGVGRWFSPGVRPLSSRALLRPPSAKLRVVLPFCCWWPAGVCHCVLLLVIQRSVGPASLSLLTFKVYAAPKKDSPPKNSVKVDELSLYSVPEGQSKYVEEARSQLEESISQLRHYCEPYTTWCQETYSQTKPKMQSLVQWGLDSYDYLQNAPPGFFPRLGVIGFAGLIGLLLARGFPQMTGDSWLPSYVSK
- the APOO gene encoding MICOS complex subunit MIC26 isoform X1, coding for MVEVALSRWKRSQKGYGVGRWFSPGVRPLSSRALLRPPSAKLRVVLPFCCWWPAGVCHCVLLLVIQRSVGPASLSLLTFKVYAAPKKDSPPKNSVKVDELSLYSVPEGQSKYVEEARSQLEESISQLRHYCEPYTTWCQETYSQTKPKMQSLVQWGLDSYDYLQNAPPGFFPRLGVIGFAGLIGLLLARGSKIKKLVYPPGFMGLAASLYYPQQAIVFAQVSGERLYDWGLRGYIVIEDLWKENFQKPGNVKNSPGTK
- the APOO gene encoding MICOS complex subunit MIC26 isoform X4, producing the protein MVEVALSRWKRSQKGYGVGRWFSPGVRPLSSRALLRPPSAKLRVVLPFCCWWPAGVCHCVLLLVIQRSVGPASLSLLTFKVYAAPKKDSPPKNSVKVDELSLYSVPEGQSKYVEEARSQLEESISQLRHYCEPYTTWCQTAMTISKMHLLDFFRDLVLLVLLALLDSFWLEVQK